One segment of Thermosipho atlanticus DSM 15807 DNA contains the following:
- a CDS encoding MarR family winged helix-turn-helix transcriptional regulator: MAEKLERILREICFRIKVKGREVLKKYPITPAQFDLMQKIYFTGPKTMSELSQNLGIAKSTTTGLVSRLEKDGFLERVKSLRDKRVIRVSLTKKGKKVIDEVIIERVEFIKSVLKILPESFEKEITYLLMKFNEAIINEKKQ; the protein is encoded by the coding sequence ATGGCTGAAAAGTTAGAAAGAATATTGAGAGAAATTTGCTTTCGAATTAAAGTTAAAGGTAGAGAAGTATTAAAAAAATACCCTATTACTCCTGCACAGTTCGATTTGATGCAAAAAATATATTTTACCGGTCCCAAAACTATGAGCGAGTTGAGTCAAAATTTAGGAATAGCCAAAAGTACGACAACTGGTCTTGTTTCAAGATTGGAAAAAGATGGTTTTCTTGAAAGAGTTAAGTCTTTAAGAGATAAAAGAGTGATAAGAGTTTCATTGACAAAAAAGGGTAAAAAAGTGATTGATGAAGTTATAATTGAAAGAGTAGAGTTTATAAAGAGTGTTTTGAAAATTTTACCCGAAAGTTTTGAAAAAGAAATAACGTACTTACTTATGAAATTTAATGAAGCTATTATAAATGAAAAAAAGCAATAG
- a CDS encoding S-layer homology domain-containing protein: protein MRKKFLIVFILISVFVFSVEMVITDVSPFSTDYNIVKYLVENGIMKLDETGKFKPALLVTRIDIARIIYNVIRQYNLEIINEMSKKLTEIGNDNKLVKNLFSGIDEKLSILENKQVKLNEQVEKITENLTNINTTFSKIPQLEKYVLTLMASNTALEKQFENQNLLNLAERLSNLEKEIVKKGELINFEERISSLEKIYTEVSDNYEKLKGKVSEIEKNYQDLKSSVDSQSKQTNVQVENLKNEILHISGQITEFEDKINYLNSLFEDIDVSKLKNLEKFSTLEGKVINIEDSLNKIKNVLNDYEEFKKKVEINMTSLETLKTNIEKIDSNQIKLSALVAELDSKVSEINDLKAKISEIENKMTELEKLGIYASKLNKISENIETFTSYIENTTANIDSLNEKLKKLEANNQFLSIVTFSSILLAVISFITALMF from the coding sequence ATGAGAAAAAAATTTTTAATAGTTTTCATTTTAATTTCTGTCTTTGTATTTTCTGTTGAAATGGTTATAACTGATGTTTCTCCATTTTCAACGGATTATAATATTGTTAAATATCTAGTTGAAAATGGGATCATGAAATTGGACGAAACTGGAAAATTCAAACCTGCACTCTTAGTAACAAGAATTGATATTGCACGGATAATTTACAATGTGATTAGGCAATATAACTTAGAAATAATAAATGAAATGAGTAAAAAATTAACTGAAATTGGAAATGATAATAAATTGGTGAAAAACCTTTTTTCTGGAATTGATGAAAAGTTAAGTATTTTAGAGAATAAACAAGTTAAATTAAATGAACAAGTTGAAAAAATTACTGAAAATCTTACTAATATTAATACAACTTTTTCTAAAATTCCTCAACTTGAAAAGTATGTTTTAACATTAATGGCTTCAAATACAGCTTTAGAAAAGCAATTTGAAAATCAAAATTTATTGAATTTGGCTGAAAGACTTTCTAATTTGGAAAAGGAGATTGTAAAAAAAGGTGAATTGATTAATTTTGAAGAGAGAATTTCAAGTTTAGAGAAGATTTATACTGAAGTTTCAGATAATTATGAAAAGTTAAAAGGGAAAGTTTCTGAGATAGAAAAAAATTACCAAGATTTAAAGAGCAGTGTTGATAGTCAAAGTAAACAGACTAATGTTCAAGTTGAGAATTTGAAAAATGAAATATTACATATTTCAGGGCAGATAACTGAATTTGAGGATAAAATAAATTATTTGAATAGTCTATTTGAAGATATAGATGTTTCTAAATTGAAAAACTTGGAGAAGTTTTCGACTTTAGAAGGAAAAGTTATAAATATTGAAGACTCATTGAATAAGATAAAAAATGTTTTGAACGATTACGAGGAGTTTAAGAAAAAAGTTGAGATTAATATGACAAGCTTGGAGACATTAAAAACGAACATCGAAAAGATTGATAGCAATCAAATAAAATTAAGTGCTTTAGTAGCAGAACTTGATAGTAAAGTTTCTGAAATAAACGATTTAAAAGCTAAAATTTCCGAAATAGAAAATAAAATGACGGAACTTGAAAAATTAGGAATATACGCTTCTAAATTAAATAAAATTTCGGAAAACATTGAAACATTTACAAGTTATATAGAAAATACAACTGCTAATATTGATAGTTTAAATGAAAAGCTAAAAAAACTAGAAGCTAATAACCAGTTTTTGTCAATTGTTACATTTAGTTCAATTTTACTTGCAGTAATTTCGTTTATAACTGCACTAATGTTTTAG
- a CDS encoding type I phosphomannose isomerase catalytic subunit, producing the protein MIVKPFFRRMVWGNPKLNEIFQLDGEPIGEIWLVSGHPLYTTEIAGKKINEVSDTLCGKKFNRFPLLVKLISSASWLSVQVHPDDEYARTVENEPWGKNEAWYFLTDGVIAICEDPSLISTAMKEGNWNEVLKIEKVSAGTFVNIPAGTIHALGPNSTVIEVQQSSDLTYRIYDWGRPRETHIKKALEVSKSVKFEDLIVNKINTKYFEMREVTREIVDGFSIIVPKEINKDFGARIISIGEKEEIENSILIKLGEFFLNS; encoded by the coding sequence ATGATTGTTAAACCATTTTTTAGAAGAATGGTCTGGGGAAATCCAAAATTAAATGAAATTTTTCAACTTGATGGTGAGCCAATTGGTGAAATTTGGCTTGTTTCAGGTCATCCATTATACACTACAGAAATAGCAGGGAAAAAAATTAATGAAGTTTCAGATACACTTTGCGGGAAAAAGTTTAATAGGTTTCCTTTGTTGGTAAAATTGATTTCTTCAGCATCGTGGTTATCAGTTCAAGTACATCCTGATGATGAGTATGCAAGGACTGTTGAAAATGAACCATGGGGAAAAAATGAAGCTTGGTATTTTCTAACAGATGGTGTTATAGCAATATGTGAAGATCCTTCTTTGATTTCTACTGCTATGAAAGAGGGAAATTGGAATGAAGTTTTAAAAATTGAAAAAGTAAGTGCAGGAACGTTTGTAAATATTCCTGCAGGAACAATTCATGCATTAGGTCCAAATTCAACTGTTATTGAAGTTCAGCAATCATCTGATTTAACGTATAGAATATATGATTGGGGAAGGCCTAGGGAGACACATATAAAAAAGGCATTGGAAGTTTCCAAAAGTGTCAAATTCGAGGATTTGATTGTTAATAAAATAAACACGAAATATTTTGAAATGAGAGAAGTTACAAGAGAAATAGTGGATGGTTTTTCTATAATTGTTCCAAAAGAAATAAACAAAGATTTTGGCGCGAGAATAATTTCAATAGGTGAGAAGGAAGAAATTGAAAATTCGATATTAATTAAACTTGGCGAATTCTTTTTGAATTCATAA
- a CDS encoding damage-control phosphatase ARMT1 family protein produces MKSVSKCLTCHVEQAQRILEKFVHNEEEKWVILEKVLEDLSKVRYGLKPIDIAEYIYEKLEKYLKTDDIYFFEKMRSNEIALKLYDTFKLKINDALDPLYEASKLAVAGNLVDFGALPGSIDSLISKVTEYWNEPFSINDFEDFKTSLSQANNLLYLVDNAGEIVFDKLFIDIIKSIYPNLHVAVAVKGKPIINDATFRDALQIGLDKLAQIIDTGLKTAGISITKATDEFRKAFYEYDLVIAKGQGNFEGLSEENRDNLFFALVSKCDVLSKFIGVEKGSKIFMNSKRIRQV; encoded by the coding sequence TTGAAGTCAGTTAGCAAGTGCCTTACTTGTCATGTTGAACAAGCTCAAAGAATTTTAGAAAAATTTGTCCACAATGAAGAAGAAAAATGGGTTATTTTAGAAAAAGTCTTAGAAGATTTGTCTAAAGTAAGATATGGGCTTAAACCTATTGATATTGCAGAGTATATTTATGAAAAATTGGAAAAATACCTTAAAACAGATGATATCTATTTTTTTGAAAAAATGAGATCAAATGAAATTGCACTAAAGTTATATGATACCTTTAAACTTAAAATTAATGATGCATTAGATCCTTTGTATGAAGCATCAAAGTTAGCTGTTGCAGGTAATCTAGTAGATTTCGGAGCCTTACCAGGCTCCATTGACTCCTTAATCTCAAAAGTTACTGAATATTGGAATGAACCTTTTTCAATCAATGATTTTGAAGATTTCAAAACATCGCTCTCACAAGCAAATAATTTACTATACCTGGTCGACAATGCTGGTGAAATAGTTTTTGATAAACTTTTTATTGATATTATTAAAAGCATCTACCCTAATTTGCATGTTGCTGTTGCTGTAAAAGGGAAACCAATAATTAATGATGCAACATTTAGGGACGCATTACAAATTGGTTTGGACAAACTTGCACAAATAATAGACACTGGATTAAAAACTGCGGGGATTTCCATCACAAAAGCTACTGATGAATTCAGAAAAGCCTTTTACGAATATGATTTAGTTATTGCAAAGGGACAAGGAAATTTCGAAGGCTTATCTGAAGAAAATCGTGATAACCTCTTCTTCGCCTTAGTTTCTAAATGTGACGTGTTGTCAAAATTCATTGGTGTAGAAAAAGGTTCCAAAATCTTTATGAATTCAAAAAGAATTCGCCAAGTTTAA
- a CDS encoding acyl carrier protein — protein sequence MDRNELFRQLSKVLAEKLDIPIEDIDESSHIIDDLGADSLDVVDLIMILEDEYGIRIEDDELESIATVGDILNILERKLKTKEEE from the coding sequence ATGGACAGAAACGAACTTTTCAGACAATTAAGTAAAGTCCTTGCAGAAAAACTTGATATCCCAATAGAAGACATTGACGAATCTTCACATATTATCGACGATTTAGGTGCTGATTCTTTAGATGTTGTTGATCTCATTATGATTTTGGAAGACGAATATGGAATCAGAATTGAAGATGACGAACTAGAAAGTATAGCAACCGTAGGTGACATCTTAAATATTTTAGAAAGAAAGCTTAAAACAAAAGAGGAGGAATAA
- the ruvB gene encoding Holliday junction branch migration DNA helicase RuvB translates to MFDPERSPVDNLTIRPQYLSEYIGQEMIKKRLSLAINAAKLRNEALDHVLLVGPPGLGKTTLAHIISNEMGTNIHVTSGPILEKQGDVAAILTNLEFGDILFIDEIHRMNKSVEEILYTAMEDFQIDIMIGKGPSARSIRIDLQPFTLVGATTRSGLLSSPLRNRFGLIMELDFYSEKELKIILERAASILNVEINEDAAYLLARRSRGTPRIALRLLRRVRDMSTVSEQKLIDINMVEEIMKLLGIDENGLDEMDRKILKTIIEVYNGGPVGLKSLAASVGIAEDSISEVYEPYLLQSGFLARTPRGRVATTKAYKQLGYGNVGGLFDE, encoded by the coding sequence ATATTTGATCCAGAAAGATCACCAGTTGACAATTTAACCATCAGGCCACAGTATTTAAGTGAGTATATAGGTCAAGAAATGATCAAGAAAAGATTATCACTTGCAATTAATGCTGCAAAGTTAAGAAATGAAGCTTTAGATCATGTTTTGCTTGTAGGACCTCCGGGACTTGGTAAAACAACACTAGCACACATTATTTCTAATGAAATGGGAACAAACATCCATGTTACGAGTGGTCCTATCCTTGAAAAACAAGGAGATGTTGCTGCGATACTTACTAATCTTGAATTTGGTGACATTTTATTTATAGATGAGATTCATAGAATGAACAAATCTGTTGAGGAAATTTTATATACTGCAATGGAAGATTTTCAAATTGATATTATGATAGGGAAGGGGCCGTCAGCAAGATCAATTAGGATCGATTTGCAGCCATTTACACTGGTTGGTGCAACAACAAGAAGTGGGCTTTTAAGTTCGCCTTTGCGTAACAGATTTGGGTTAATTATGGAATTGGATTTTTATAGTGAAAAAGAGTTAAAGATAATTTTGGAAAGAGCTGCTAGTATTTTAAATGTTGAAATCAACGAAGATGCAGCATATTTATTAGCTAGACGATCGAGGGGTACTCCTAGAATAGCGTTGAGATTATTGAGAAGGGTAAGAGACATGAGTACAGTTAGCGAACAAAAATTGATTGACATAAATATGGTTGAAGAAATAATGAAGCTTCTTGGTATAGATGAAAATGGTCTTGATGAAATGGATAGGAAAATTTTAAAAACAATTATTGAAGTATATAATGGTGGACCTGTTGGATTAAAATCTTTGGCAGCATCAGTAGGTATAGCAGAAGACAGTATCTCAGAAGTGTATGAACCTTATTTACTTCAAAGTGGATTTCTTGCAAGAACACCAAGAGGTAGAGTTGCAACTACAAAGGCGTACAAACAATTAGGTTATGGGAATGTAGGAGGGTTGTTTGATGAGTAA
- a CDS encoding YggS family pyridoxal phosphate-dependent enzyme: MSNIFENYQNVIKNINEICEKTGRNVSDITIVAVSKTFPVEVIKEAYDCGIRIFGENYAQELRKKVKFFESYDISWHFIGRIQLNKLKYIVPVVDLIHSVSRFEEMKEIDKLAERFNKVQKILVQVNVSGEPTKSGLKVEEVEEFVGRSKEYKNTKIIGLMTMAPFTKDEKIIKNVFSTLRNLRDRLEKNYPDIKHLSMGMSNDYLIAVEEGATILRIGSAIFGERKYS, from the coding sequence ATGAGTAATATCTTTGAAAATTACCAAAATGTTATAAAAAATATAAATGAAATTTGTGAGAAAACAGGAAGAAACGTTTCAGATATAACTATAGTAGCGGTAAGTAAAACTTTTCCAGTTGAAGTAATAAAAGAAGCATATGATTGTGGAATTAGAATTTTTGGTGAAAATTATGCTCAAGAGTTAAGAAAGAAGGTTAAGTTTTTTGAAAGTTATGATATAAGTTGGCATTTTATTGGCCGGATTCAGTTAAATAAACTGAAGTATATTGTTCCAGTAGTTGATCTGATTCATTCAGTGTCAAGATTTGAAGAAATGAAGGAAATTGATAAGTTGGCAGAAAGGTTTAATAAAGTACAAAAAATCCTGGTTCAGGTAAATGTTTCGGGTGAGCCGACAAAATCCGGATTAAAAGTGGAAGAAGTAGAAGAATTTGTTGGAAGATCGAAAGAGTATAAAAATACAAAAATAATTGGATTGATGACAATGGCTCCTTTCACAAAAGATGAAAAGATAATAAAGAATGTTTTTTCGACTTTGAGAAATTTGAGAGATAGGCTTGAAAAAAATTATCCTGATATAAAGCATCTTTCAATGGGTATGAGTAACGATTATTTGATAGCTGTTGAAGAAGGGGCAACAATATTGAGAATTGGAAGCGCAATTTTCGGTGAAAGAAAATATTCCTAG
- a CDS encoding YggT family protein produces MFIIGNFLIGLGVAFRILFNIETAIIVISAILSWIPEARTLYYYLQSLADIVERPIRRIIPRIGPVDVSPIIAIVLLVFLDRFLIQSIIDLGYYLK; encoded by the coding sequence ATGTTTATTATTGGGAATTTTTTAATAGGTTTGGGTGTTGCATTTAGAATTTTGTTTAATATTGAAACAGCAATAATTGTTATTTCGGCCATTTTAAGTTGGATCCCTGAAGCTAGGACTTTGTATTATTATTTACAATCTCTTGCCGATATTGTAGAAAGACCTATAAGACGTATTATTCCAAGAATTGGTCCCGTAGATGTCTCACCGATTATTGCAATAGTTTTGTTGGTATTTTTAGATAGGTTTTTAATTCAAAGTATAATAGATCTGGGGTATTATCTAAAATGA
- a CDS encoding NAD(+) kinase, with the protein MKVFGIFYKPGLKSIVDEFVQKLKKKNAHIVFLTSNEKEIEDHTDLTLVIGGDGTVLKAAKYVSSPIIGFKGGRLGFLSSYTIDEFDKFLEHLESNSFYEDKRQFFEVLELNSLYLNDIVAIREPHQKMLDINVKFKDGSFYFHADGIIISTPTGSTAYSLSLGGPILLPNVKAYVLTPIAPQFLASRSVILPDDEKISVETSFPSHLIVDGHDFGKFNKFSVRKSEKSITILRPLDYDFSKSIKEKMGYGKNYFK; encoded by the coding sequence ATGAAAGTATTTGGCATTTTTTATAAACCTGGATTAAAAAGTATCGTAGATGAATTTGTGCAAAAATTAAAAAAGAAAAATGCACATATTGTTTTTTTGACATCTAATGAAAAAGAAATTGAAGATCATACAGATCTAACTTTAGTTATTGGTGGAGATGGAACAGTACTAAAAGCTGCAAAATATGTTTCTTCACCAATAATAGGTTTTAAGGGTGGAAGATTAGGGTTTCTTTCAAGTTATACAATAGATGAATTTGATAAATTCCTGGAACATTTAGAAAGTAACAGTTTTTATGAAGATAAAAGGCAATTTTTTGAAGTTTTAGAATTAAATAGTCTTTATTTGAATGATATAGTTGCTATAAGAGAACCACATCAAAAAATGTTAGATATCAATGTGAAATTTAAAGATGGTTCATTTTATTTTCATGCGGACGGAATAATTATCAGTACACCAACAGGTTCTACAGCATATTCTCTATCTCTTGGTGGTCCGATTCTCTTACCAAATGTTAAAGCGTATGTCTTAACGCCTATAGCCCCACAATTTCTTGCTTCACGGAGTGTTATTTTACCAGATGATGAAAAGATAAGCGTTGAAACAAGTTTTCCTTCGCATCTTATTGTTGATGGGCATGATTTTGGTAAATTTAACAAATTTTCGGTTAGAAAATCTGAGAAAAGTATTACTATTCTTAGACCTCTTGATTATGATTTTTCGAAATCAATAAAAGAAAAAATGGGATATGGGAAAAATTACTTTAAGTAG
- a CDS encoding phosphate signaling complex PhoU family protein — protein MDWILKESIEELKRMVLKEGWLAEALFNQALNALKERDERSARVVLERKNEIKILDMKVREKALIILATMMPMSIDLRIVTGSFVISSYFEMISEKSLEIAEKTLELIKEPQLKPLITIPEMAKYVLIMLRESMRMFADQNIYGAESVCERDNEIDNYLEDVRNELMVYMMENSKYVKRAILLLEIAQNIEEIADQATRIVEVTSYIITGKQYRCFEDKLYTIDTLENNKEENS, from the coding sequence ATGGATTGGATTTTAAAAGAAAGTATTGAAGAGTTAAAGAGAATGGTTTTAAAAGAGGGGTGGCTTGCAGAGGCTTTATTTAATCAAGCTTTAAATGCTTTAAAAGAAAGGGATGAAAGGTCCGCCCGTGTAGTACTCGAAAGAAAGAATGAGATAAAAATTCTTGATATGAAAGTAAGAGAAAAAGCATTAATAATTTTGGCTACCATGATGCCTATGTCTATAGATCTGAGGATAGTAACTGGAAGTTTTGTAATTTCAAGTTATTTTGAAATGATTTCTGAGAAATCTTTGGAAATTGCAGAAAAAACACTTGAATTGATCAAAGAGCCTCAATTAAAGCCTTTAATTACTATCCCAGAAATGGCTAAATACGTTTTAATTATGTTAAGGGAAAGTATGAGAATGTTTGCTGATCAAAATATCTATGGAGCAGAAAGTGTTTGTGAAAGAGATAATGAGATAGACAATTACTTAGAAGATGTAAGGAATGAGTTAATGGTATATATGATGGAAAATTCCAAATATGTAAAAAGAGCCATACTCTTACTTGAAATTGCCCAAAATATTGAAGAAATAGCTGATCAAGCTACTAGAATAGTTGAAGTGACTTCCTATATTATTACAGGTAAACAATATAGATGTTTTGAAGATAAACTTTATACTATTGATACTTTGGAAAATAATAAGGAGGAAAATTCTTGA
- a CDS encoding LptF/LptG family permease, with amino-acid sequence MKVLTRYILKLSIGPFLMGIFGFVVFASVELLYQLSDIIVRHRVSILKLFELIYYNLPYFVSLGIPVGVLFAIFWVLSQLYNSKEITALLVHGIPSKRLVIPFFVLSLVFGFFVFYLNDQIVPNFNQKAVKIISKYVYKKPELNIRENILTKIDDKQYFFVKKYDQESGILYDVVLFQNISNEERIITSEKVIKEGSSWYLINGRMYVTGDSGFLKLDMKFSKIKLDLKEDLESLMRFGKSPRDMTGGELKQKINTFVKLGIDPSPWIVELQSRYANSVGPFIIALLGVPLSLLFGLKSKSWSVILTFGIVVLYQGAGAWLAAMGKENLLNPYLASWLPNIAFGIFGTILFILLDTPFAYKVREVLSRFFIFLLFSTVILINTHVYANEITLDASQVEYFGETIFASGNVYIQWDDNIIISDYATFTLENSQVKSLESEGNVKYEYQGNVYYARYLKYFFDEDKAYVVNVKGVMNYKYGKNDVNLYFGAEKVTTYSASSLLNEAYITTCDLEHPHYKLESLNVYVYEGKYIIAENTLLFILDFPFFPYPIYFTSVNEKEKSPFSFSFSWSPFDGFMTQQNYISNVGDFTLNTSIETSKYGSVFSLLMNNNKTGDKFVLDFRKNLLELNTKNFIYKTNWDSATSFLKVLYEPFYFEESYYSESNWNKRIGFKYMFNKPIKSNFNFYIDYNGSRSLIYNSFNMKNFSVGINNFIKFKLINLDSKVYITKEGFFLDDSTWLVNENINYKFSLYNEKFFNTLVDVSYLNNQYISKINHKFVLPYTYKYGFFQFGTGYEFGLKIYNALTDKYYFQIGMYDKYTLSGKFELSPLTFKTEYIYRKNFQDESTSTNTSKLNFTLFLDTNYMNISVAKGWDFLLNAPLNDKLKFNLHFSLSGYEFNLNMYSEYDNVNKLLQPSNISFSISNSKLALEYKSSFIYSPGDIYFVKEINHNFRFQKFKGSITQSIEEDYIKRAYFNGSFIFGGFSNFLSLNYYKSSKYEQANFSFNYKLKVEKNSYSFLYSRDEKLKFGLDLVSFDPSIKFETTFDLVSKKFSSIGFSFSKKLHHWVLNFNSNFNFNGDGRLDFNDITELSVQFYVIEFSEKFFGWDFKKNQPSIGLF; translated from the coding sequence TTGAAAGTTTTAACAAGATATATCTTAAAACTTTCTATAGGCCCTTTTTTAATGGGCATTTTTGGTTTTGTAGTTTTTGCAAGTGTTGAGCTTTTGTATCAATTATCGGATATAATTGTAAGACATAGAGTTAGTATTTTAAAATTATTTGAGCTGATTTATTATAATCTTCCTTATTTTGTTTCACTAGGTATTCCTGTTGGTGTTTTGTTTGCAATTTTTTGGGTGTTATCTCAATTATATAATTCAAAAGAGATAACAGCACTTCTTGTCCATGGAATACCTTCCAAAAGGTTAGTTATACCATTTTTCGTGTTATCACTTGTATTTGGCTTTTTTGTTTTTTATTTAAATGATCAAATTGTTCCAAATTTTAATCAGAAAGCTGTGAAAATAATTTCAAAGTATGTATACAAAAAGCCTGAGCTTAACATACGAGAAAATATTTTAACTAAGATTGACGATAAACAATATTTTTTTGTAAAAAAGTATGATCAAGAAAGTGGGATATTGTATGATGTTGTTTTGTTTCAAAACATAAGTAATGAAGAGAGAATAATTACATCAGAAAAAGTAATTAAAGAAGGTTCATCTTGGTACTTGATAAACGGTCGAATGTATGTAACTGGTGATTCTGGATTTTTAAAACTTGATATGAAATTTTCAAAAATTAAACTTGACTTAAAAGAAGATTTAGAAAGTTTAATGAGGTTCGGAAAGTCTCCGAGAGATATGACAGGTGGAGAGTTAAAACAAAAAATAAATACATTTGTAAAATTAGGTATAGATCCCTCACCTTGGATTGTGGAATTACAATCCAGATATGCAAATTCTGTAGGACCATTTATAATTGCTTTACTTGGTGTGCCTCTTTCACTTTTATTTGGTTTAAAGAGCAAATCATGGAGTGTAATTTTGACTTTTGGTATAGTTGTCTTATATCAAGGTGCAGGTGCTTGGCTTGCAGCTATGGGGAAAGAAAATTTACTTAATCCGTATCTTGCATCTTGGTTACCGAATATTGCGTTTGGGATATTTGGAACAATTTTGTTTATTCTACTTGATACCCCTTTTGCATATAAAGTTAGAGAGGTTCTATCTAGATTTTTTATATTTTTACTTTTTTCAACTGTTATATTAATTAATACTCATGTTTACGCAAATGAAATAACTTTAGATGCTTCTCAAGTGGAGTATTTTGGAGAAACGATATTTGCCAGTGGCAATGTCTATATACAATGGGATGACAATATAATTATTTCAGATTATGCAACGTTTACTCTTGAAAATTCACAAGTGAAGTCGTTGGAATCTGAAGGAAATGTGAAATATGAATACCAAGGGAATGTTTACTATGCACGTTATTTAAAATATTTTTTTGATGAAGATAAAGCATATGTTGTAAACGTTAAGGGAGTTATGAATTATAAATATGGAAAAAATGATGTGAATTTATATTTTGGTGCGGAGAAGGTAACTACCTATTCCGCAAGTTCTTTACTTAACGAAGCTTATATTACAACATGTGACCTTGAGCATCCTCATTACAAACTTGAATCTTTGAATGTTTATGTGTACGAAGGAAAATATATCATTGCTGAAAATACCCTACTTTTTATACTAGACTTCCCATTTTTCCCATATCCAATTTATTTTACTAGTGTTAATGAAAAAGAGAAATCACCATTTTCATTTTCATTTTCGTGGTCACCGTTTGACGGTTTTATGACACAACAAAATTATATTTCAAATGTTGGAGACTTTACTTTAAATACCTCGATTGAGACATCAAAATATGGTTCAGTATTTAGTTTGTTAATGAATAACAACAAGACTGGTGATAAATTTGTTCTTGATTTTCGGAAAAATTTACTTGAATTGAATACTAAAAATTTTATTTACAAAACTAATTGGGATAGTGCAACTTCATTTTTGAAAGTTTTATACGAACCATTTTATTTTGAGGAAAGTTATTATTCTGAAAGTAATTGGAATAAAAGAATAGGTTTTAAATATATGTTTAATAAACCAATAAAAAGTAATTTTAATTTTTATATTGACTATAATGGAAGTAGATCGTTGATATATAACTCTTTTAATATGAAAAATTTTAGTGTTGGAATTAATAATTTCATAAAGTTTAAGTTGATAAATTTAGATTCAAAGGTTTATATAACAAAAGAAGGTTTTTTCTTGGATGATTCGACTTGGTTAGTAAATGAAAATATAAATTATAAATTTAGTTTGTATAATGAGAAATTTTTCAATACATTAGTAGATGTTTCATATTTGAATAATCAATATATAAGTAAAATAAATCATAAATTTGTTTTACCATATACGTATAAATATGGTTTTTTCCAGTTTGGAACAGGTTATGAATTTGGTTTAAAAATATATAATGCTTTAACGGATAAATACTACTTTCAAATAGGTATGTATGATAAATATACTTTGTCTGGAAAGTTTGAATTGAGTCCTTTAACTTTCAAAACTGAATATATTTATAGGAAAAATTTTCAAGATGAATCAACGTCTACCAATACTTCAAAATTAAATTTTACCTTATTTTTAGACACAAATTATATGAATATAAGTGTTGCAAAAGGTTGGGATTTTCTTTTAAATGCCCCGTTGAATGATAAATTAAAATTCAATCTTCATTTTTCGTTGAGCGGTTATGAATTTAATTTGAACATGTATTCTGAGTATGATAACGTAAATAAATTACTACAACCTTCTAATATATCTTTTAGCATTTCAAATTCAAAATTAGCTTTGGAATACAAATCTAGCTTTATTTACTCTCCAGGAGATATTTATTTCGTCAAAGAAATCAATCATAATTTTAGATTTCAAAAATTCAAAGGTTCAATTACGCAATCTATAGAAGAGGACTATATAAAAAGAGCTTATTTTAATGGTTCGTTTATTTTTGGTGGATTTAGTAATTTTCTAAGTTTAAATTATTATAAAAGTTCAAAATATGAACAAGCTAATTTTAGTTTTAATTATAAACTGAAAGTTGAAAAAAATTCATACAGTTTCTTATACAGTAGAGATGAAAAGTTAAAATTTGGGTTAGATTTGGTTTCGTTCGATCCTTCCATAAAGTTTGAAACCACGTTTGATTTAGTTTCTAAGAAATTTTCTTCTATTGGTTTTTCATTTTCAAAAAAATTACATCATTGGGTTTTAAATTTTAACAGTAATTTTAATTTTAATGGAGATGGAAGGCTTGATTTTAACGATATAACGGAACTTTCTGTTCAGTTTTATGTCATAGAATTTAGTGAGAAATTTTTCGGATGGGATTTCAAAAAGAATCAACCGAGTATTGGACTTTTCTAA